Proteins from a single region of Candidatus Desulfatibia profunda:
- the thiL gene encoding thiamine-phosphate kinase: protein MLLERLQKALRFYFITDDGAPDLPPVEQVRIAIAAGATVIQYRNKAFSARFLQEVTAIRDICKCNAVPFLVNDNILLAKALGADGVHLGQDDDDPALARDILGPQAAVGLSVSSVSELEKSDLSPCDYIGAGPVFDTRTKADAKAAIGLAGLEVLIKSSLRPVVAIGGIDPANAKACFIRGAAGVAVISALTRAENPLQIALKLSSACGCQPRTSLASPWQDEFVLIDKLIKHTPTGPYLKIGPGDDACLLEAVTNPVITTDTQREGVHFRFDWQTPAEVGEKAVEITFSDLAASYAVPVALFVNLALPAYISDNTVAALYKGINKALEKYGAALGGGNISAADQLSLDLFAVGRGHDAVFPARSGALPGYGLYCTGPLGLARAGLESLLRNDPAFKSLIAKFKFPSARFDAARILAQNNVGCVIDISDGLAGDARHIAAASGLSIEFDLSGCVLDPGLISFCKKYHLKPEKMVLSGGEDYELLFACPPEIFDHVKNALPEAYPVGRCLDFQGTHLVNLPAGVASFQHGKR, encoded by the coding sequence ATGCTTTTAGAACGCTTACAAAAAGCGCTCCGGTTTTACTTCATCACCGACGACGGCGCCCCTGACTTGCCGCCGGTCGAACAGGTGCGCATCGCCATTGCCGCCGGGGCAACCGTCATCCAGTACCGCAACAAAGCGTTCTCTGCTCGTTTCCTACAGGAAGTTACGGCCATCAGGGACATATGCAAATGCAACGCCGTCCCGTTTCTTGTCAACGATAACATTCTGCTGGCCAAAGCACTCGGGGCCGACGGCGTCCACCTCGGCCAAGATGATGATGACCCGGCTTTGGCCAGAGACATTTTAGGGCCTCAAGCCGCTGTAGGGCTGTCGGTGTCCAGTGTCTCGGAACTGGAAAAAAGCGATCTTTCACCCTGTGATTACATCGGCGCAGGCCCTGTTTTTGACACCCGCACAAAAGCGGATGCCAAAGCAGCGATCGGCCTTGCGGGCCTCGAAGTTCTGATTAAATCCTCGCTGCGGCCTGTTGTCGCCATCGGCGGAATTGACCCTGCCAACGCCAAAGCCTGTTTCATCCGGGGGGCCGCCGGTGTTGCCGTGATCAGTGCCCTTACTCGCGCTGAAAATCCTTTGCAAATTGCGCTAAAGCTCTCATCCGCCTGCGGGTGCCAGCCCCGCACCTCCCTGGCTTCCCCGTGGCAGGATGAATTCGTGCTGATCGATAAATTGATCAAACACACACCGACCGGCCCCTATCTTAAGATTGGGCCTGGAGACGACGCCTGTCTTCTTGAAGCTGTAACCAACCCGGTGATCACCACGGATACCCAGCGAGAAGGGGTCCATTTCAGGTTTGACTGGCAAACACCCGCAGAAGTCGGGGAAAAGGCGGTTGAAATAACCTTCAGTGACCTCGCCGCTTCCTATGCCGTCCCCGTTGCCCTCTTTGTCAATTTGGCACTCCCTGCGTATATTTCCGACAACACCGTTGCGGCGCTTTACAAAGGGATCAACAAAGCCCTTGAAAAATACGGCGCCGCCTTGGGCGGCGGCAATATTTCCGCTGCCGACCAACTGTCGCTGGACCTGTTTGCCGTCGGCCGGGGTCACGATGCTGTTTTCCCGGCCCGATCAGGTGCCCTTCCCGGCTACGGACTGTATTGTACCGGACCTCTCGGCCTGGCCCGTGCCGGCCTTGAGTCGCTGCTTAGAAACGATCCGGCCTTTAAATCCCTGATTGCAAAATTCAAGTTCCCGTCAGCACGGTTTGATGCCGCCCGGATTCTGGCTCAAAACAATGTAGGATGCGTCATCGATATCAGCGACGGGCTGGCTGGAGACGCCCGGCATATTGCTGCGGCCTCCGGACTTTCCATCGAATTCGACTTGAGCGGCTGCGTGCTTGATCCCGGCCTGATATCCTTCTGTAAAAAATATCACCTGAAACCCGAAAAGATGGTTCTTTCCGGCGGTGAGGATTACGAGCTGTTATTCGCATGCCCGCCGGAAATCTTTGACCACGTTAAAAACGCTCTGCCGGAGGCATATCCGGTGGGACGCTGCCTTGACTTTCAAGGAACGCATCTGGTCAACCTGCCTGCCGGTGTTGCATCGTTTCAGCACGGCAAGAGATAA
- a CDS encoding response regulator has translation MKKNILIVDDEPSIRDSLQRTLRNLRDGCVFFTAGNGVEALKLMQSTPIDLIITDLLMPEKEGLETIMEVRKCFPAVKIIAISGGGRNGTIDFLDVAEKLGASYTLSKPFTPEEIREVVQEVLNGLE, from the coding sequence ATGAAGAAGAACATTTTAATTGTGGACGACGAGCCCTCCATCCGTGATTCTTTGCAACGGACATTGCGCAATCTGCGTGATGGATGCGTCTTTTTCACAGCCGGAAACGGGGTCGAAGCCCTGAAACTGATGCAGAGCACCCCCATCGATCTTATCATCACCGATTTGCTGATGCCGGAAAAGGAAGGGTTGGAAACCATCATGGAGGTGCGCAAATGTTTTCCCGCTGTCAAGATTATTGCCATATCCGGCGGTGGCAGAAATGGAACCATCGACTTTCTAGATGTTGCTGAAAAGCTTGGCGCCTCGTATACGCTAAGCAAGCCGTTTACTCCGGAAGAAATTCGGGAGGTCGTGCAAGAGGTTCTAAACGGCCTGGAATAA
- a CDS encoding PAS domain S-box protein has product MKNVMSVQTATSEMGPLTSGICPVSGLPIHCRPEWTDIAVAENYSVSFSIIGNDILYTTAYGILKEAYVEKYFNLQQKVLDESGLTAKGYYYRILNWENFEKSAGKARKIYLDRINAFNQKIPCKYSVVFGLNTFSKAIIGISKPFVNFPIATAKNLEDALAIVEKEKSKATETPISKKRKKPPPILFTEEQIREYSQELLQVMGTINWDQQGILSDHISDSHPFKAVFDAIAIIKGDVDDFLDERLQAEETLRASEEKYRTILESIEQGYYEYDLAGNFTFFNDAMCKIFGYSRDELMGMNNRQYMDKENAARAYKTFNKVYRTGEPEKGLICEFIRKDGVKRQIGFSISLMKDNRGRRIGFRGIASDITERRILQEQLAQAQKLESIGQLASGIAHEINTPTQYVSDNIHFLRDSFDEITNVLEKYDKLFQAIKTGEVPKDLVREVEIARSESDMDYLLRDIPLAIQQSIEGVNRTAGIVRAMKEFSHPGTTRKAPVDINAAIQSTISVARNEWKYVAAMKTDFDSTLTAVPCLAGEFNQVILNLIINACHAIAAAAGDGSGEKGTIRVCTRRDGHWAEIRVSDTGTGMPESIRTRIFDPFFTTKEVGKGTGQGLALSHAVIVKKHSGTIRFETEIGKGTTFIIRLPLDDAPEIKAETQDDEMDLLFQAV; this is encoded by the coding sequence ATGAAAAATGTAATGAGCGTTCAAACCGCAACCTCGGAGATGGGACCGCTTACTTCGGGTATCTGCCCCGTGTCAGGACTGCCGATCCATTGCCGGCCTGAATGGACCGATATTGCTGTTGCTGAAAACTATTCGGTATCGTTCAGCATCATCGGAAATGATATTCTCTATACGACGGCTTACGGAATTCTGAAAGAAGCTTATGTGGAAAAATATTTCAACCTTCAGCAAAAAGTCCTTGATGAATCCGGATTAACCGCCAAAGGATATTACTATCGTATACTCAACTGGGAAAATTTCGAGAAAAGCGCCGGCAAAGCCAGAAAAATTTATCTTGATAGAATAAATGCTTTCAACCAAAAAATTCCCTGCAAATACTCCGTCGTATTCGGATTGAACACCTTTTCCAAGGCAATCATCGGAATCAGCAAACCATTTGTCAATTTCCCGATAGCCACGGCAAAAAATTTAGAAGACGCACTGGCAATTGTTGAAAAAGAAAAGAGTAAAGCAACTGAAACTCCAATCTCGAAAAAAAGAAAAAAACCGCCCCCCATACTATTTACCGAAGAACAGATCAGAGAATACTCCCAGGAATTGCTGCAAGTCATGGGAACCATCAACTGGGATCAACAAGGAATTTTATCAGACCATATCAGCGATTCCCATCCATTCAAGGCTGTTTTTGACGCTATCGCCATCATCAAAGGAGATGTCGACGATTTCTTGGATGAACGCCTGCAGGCCGAGGAAACCTTGCGGGCGAGCGAGGAAAAATATCGAACCATCCTTGAAAGTATCGAACAGGGATATTACGAATATGACCTTGCCGGGAACTTTACGTTTTTCAATGACGCCATGTGTAAAATCTTCGGTTATTCCAGAGACGAATTAATGGGTATGAACAACCGGCAGTATATGGATAAAGAAAATGCTGCCCGGGCCTATAAAACGTTCAACAAGGTTTACAGAACAGGAGAGCCTGAAAAAGGACTTATTTGTGAGTTCATCAGAAAAGACGGGGTTAAACGGCAGATAGGGTTTTCCATATCTTTAATGAAAGATAATAGAGGCCGCAGAATCGGGTTCAGGGGTATCGCCAGCGATATCACCGAGCGCAGGATTTTACAGGAGCAACTGGCGCAGGCCCAGAAACTGGAATCCATCGGACAGTTGGCCTCAGGCATCGCGCATGAAATCAACACGCCCACCCAATACGTGAGTGACAACATCCATTTCCTTCGGGATTCATTTGATGAGATCACTAACGTGCTTGAAAAATATGACAAATTGTTTCAGGCAATCAAAACCGGCGAGGTTCCGAAAGATCTTGTTAGAGAGGTGGAGATTGCCAGAAGTGAATCTGATATGGATTATCTTTTGCGAGATATTCCCCTGGCGATCCAGCAATCCATAGAAGGCGTCAACCGCACGGCCGGTATCGTCAGAGCCATGAAGGAGTTTTCGCATCCTGGAACGACAAGAAAAGCGCCCGTTGACATCAATGCAGCCATCCAGAGCACGATTTCGGTAGCACGCAACGAATGGAAGTATGTAGCGGCGATGAAAACCGATTTCGATTCAACCCTTACGGCGGTTCCGTGCCTTGCTGGTGAATTTAACCAGGTGATACTGAATTTGATCATTAATGCTTGCCATGCCATTGCCGCGGCCGCCGGTGACGGCTCCGGGGAAAAAGGCACGATTCGAGTATGTACTCGCCGAGACGGTCATTGGGCCGAGATTCGTGTTAGCGATACCGGAACAGGCATGCCGGAGTCCATCAGAACCAGAATTTTCGACCCGTTTTTTACGACCAAAGAGGTGGGCAAAGGTACGGGGCAGGGGTTGGCCCTTTCACATGCGGTCATTGTAAAAAAACACAGCGGGACCATCAGATTCGAAACGGAAATCGGCAAGGGTACCACGTTCATCATTCGTCTCCCTCTGGATGACGCTCCGGAAATCAAAGCAGAAACACAGGATGACGAAATGGATCTATTATTCCAGGCCGTTTAG
- a CDS encoding formylglycine-generating enzyme family protein: protein MALGEMVEVPAGVFQYGHEKQPVEIDRPFQIDIYPVTNRQFEEFIRDNGYQNDDIWSDEGRKWRQKNGIKLPAFWNDQKWNLPEHPVVGVSFYEAQAFAKWAGKELSSEQQWERAARGTDGRKYPWGDKFDREKCNTQESGIGKTTRVTRYPHGISPVGCYDMAGNVWEWTQSYDDDEKDLIVLRGGCWDDYQDAARCAFRTRFDPFYRTGFVGFRCVRTLT from the coding sequence ATGGCTCTTGGGGAGATGGTGGAGGTGCCTGCCGGTGTTTTTCAATATGGTCATGAAAAGCAGCCTGTCGAGATCGACAGGCCGTTTCAAATCGACATCTACCCGGTCACCAACCGGCAGTTTGAAGAATTTATTAGGGACAATGGCTATCAAAACGATGACATCTGGTCCGATGAAGGCAGAAAGTGGAGACAGAAAAATGGCATAAAGCTTCCCGCCTTTTGGAACGACCAAAAATGGAACCTGCCCGAACACCCGGTGGTGGGCGTTAGTTTTTACGAAGCCCAGGCCTTTGCCAAATGGGCCGGCAAAGAGCTGTCGAGCGAACAGCAGTGGGAGCGGGCCGCCCGGGGCACGGACGGCCGCAAATACCCTTGGGGGGATAAATTTGACCGGGAAAAATGCAATACCCAAGAATCGGGCATCGGAAAAACCACGCGGGTGACCCGCTATCCCCACGGCATCAGTCCGGTCGGCTGTTACGACATGGCCGGCAACGTCTGGGAATGGACACAAAGTTATGATGATGACGAAAAGGACCTGATAGTGCTGCGCGGCGGTTGCTGGGACGACTATCAGGACGCCGCGCGGTGTGCGTTTCGCACCAGGTTCGACCCGTTCTACCGCACCGGATTTGTGGGTTTTCGTTGCGTCAGGACATTAACATAA